The DNA segment GCCGCTCTCGGACCTGACGTCCGGCAACGTCGACAGCATCAACATCGGCGACCTCGAAGGCCAGATCACTCTCAAGGCGAGCGACATCGCCAAGGTCAAGCCGCTCGACAACATCGAGGACCTGCGGATCGATCCGTCGAGCGAGTCCTACGTGCGCAACGGTGAAGGCACGGAGAGCGACACCGCGGAAGGTTCCTCCTCGGAAGAAGAGGAGGACAACAAGGACTCGACGGCGGGCGTCCGGATTTCCGGCAAGCTTCAGATCGCGGGCGAGCAGGTCGAGATCTTCGCGTTCGCCATGATCGAACTCCAGGACACCACCATCCGGATCACCCCGCACCGGCTCCAGTTCGGGAATGACAAGGAGACCACCGTCGTTCCCGCTGAAGTGCAGGAACGGTTGCTGCCCAACTTCGAGGCCGACATCAACACCGGCGACCTGCCGTTCACGGTGACACCGACCGCGATCAGGGTGGATCCCGGCTCGCTGACGATCAGTGGTGAGGCCAAGGACGTGACCTTCGCGGGTGCGTCGAGCAGTCAATGACGGAGAAGGGACGCTGACCGTGGCGGGTTTGTGGGTGCTACTCGGCACGCTGGCCGCGGCTGTCGTCGCGGGCATCGTGCTGAGCGCCCGCAACGGCCGCATCAGGAAGGCGAGGACGACTCCGATCCCCACGGCAGGGGCCGCCGAGAGCGTAGGGGCCGAGCAGCAGGCAGCCACGCTTCCCGAACCGGTGAGCGCCGTACTCGCGCCGGGATCGGCCGTCACGCTCGTGCAGATCTCGACCACGTTCTGCGCCCCGTGCAGGCACGCGAGGGCGGTACTTTCGTCGTTGGCCGAGCGCACCGACGGGCTTGAACATGTCGACATCGACGTCACCGACCAGCCCTCCGTCGCGCACCGGCTCGGCGTGCTGCGCACCCCCACGACACTCGCCTTCACCTCCGGCGGCGGCGAACTGTTTCGGGTCAGCGGCGTCCCCAAGGCCGCTGACCTGCTCGGAGCGCTGGAACCGCATCTCCTCCCACGGATTGAACGCGGTTCCCACTCTGAGGGAGCCTGAGTAGGCTGGACGCCGTGGACAGGCTGCCTACCCACCTCTTGACGCAACGGCGTGTGGTCGATTTGTGCCGCGTCCGTAGCAGCCTGTGTTCGTCCTGCCGTTAGGTCCGGCTCGACGTACGCATACCGGAGGTGACATGTCCGCAAGAGCAGCGGTGGATCCACGTGGTCCGCGCTTCGCAGCCATCGTGACGACGATCGTGCTCGCCGTCGTCCTGCTCACCGGCTGGTGGCCGCTGCTCGCGGCACAGACCGTGGTGTTCGCGATCGGCGCGTTCATCGGTCTGAAACCGGCACCGTATTCGGTGTTGTATCGCCTGCTCGTCGCTCCACGGTTGAAGCCGACCTCGGAGAGGGAAGACGCGGCGCCGCTGCGGTTCGCGCAGACCGTCGGATTCGTGTTCGCCCTCGTCGGCACCATCGGATACGCGGCGGGAGTGCCCGCGCTCGGCATCGTCGCGACCGCTTTCGCGTTGTTCGCCGCCTTTCTGAACGCGGCGTTCGGCTTCTGCCTTGGTTGCGAGCTGTACCTGCTCGGCAAGCGACTGTCCAACCGCACCGAACCCGCGCGCTGAGCAACCAACCCTTTCGATATCGATGAACACGCGCCAACCCACGACAAACAAGAAAGTGAGTGCCTGTCAATGAGCCGCGAAGACGTCCTGGTCACTACCCAGTGGGCAGAGGAGAACCTGGACACCCCCGGCGTGGTGTTCGCCGAAGTCGACGAGGACACCACAGCCTACGACGGCGGGCACATCCGTGGCGCCGTGAAGATCGACTGGAAGACCGACCTACAGGACCCGGTTCGCCGTGACTTCGTCGACAAGGCCGGCTTCGAAGCGCTGCTGTCCGAGAAGGGCATCGGCAACGATGACCTCGTCGTCCTCTACGGCGGCAACAACAACTGGTTCGCCGCGTACGCGTACTGGTACTTCAAGCTCTACGGCCACGACAAGGTCAAGCTGCTCGACGGTGGCCGCAAGAAGTGGGAGCTGGACGGAAGGGAGCTGACCTCCGACGAGGTCAAGCGCGAGCGCACCAGCTACTCGGCCAAGGAGCAGGACCTCAACCTGCGGGCGTTCCGCGACGAGGTCGTCGACGCGATCAACACCAAGAACCTCGTCGACGTCAGGTCGCCCGACGAGTTCACCGGCAAGCTGCTCGCTCCGGCCCACCTTCCGCAGGAGTCGGCGCAGCGGGGCGGGCACATCCCGAGCGCGGTCAACGTGCCGTGGTCGAAGGCTGCCAACGAGGACGGCACCTTCAAGTCCGCTGAGGAGCTGACCGAGCTGTACCGGGAGGCAGGTCTCGACACGGAGAAGTCGACCATCGCCTACTGCCGCATCGGCGAGCGTTCCAGCCACACCTGGTTCGCCCTTCGTGAGCTGATCGGCCTCAGCGACGTCAAGAACTACGACGGGTCCTGGACGGAATACGGCTCGCTGGTCGGCGTGCCCATCGAGACGGGAGAGAAGTGATGAGCGACGGTTGCGGCGCCCCGGCGCAGACCGCGACGGCCTCGGACGAGGACACTGGCGGCCAGGTCGTCGTCGCGGGCACGGTCACGGGTGAAGCCGGTCCGGTCGGCGGCGCGTACGTCAGGCTGCTCAACGCCGACGGCGAGTTCGCCGGCGAGGTGCAGGCATCGCAGGAAGGCGACTTCCGGTTCTACGCCGCGCCTGGCGACTGGACGGTGCGGGCACTGCACCGCACCGGCAACGGACAGGCGGCGGTGACCGCCGAAGGTCCCGGCGTGCACAAGGTCGCCGTCGGCATCGGCTGACCGCGCGAAGACACAGGAAGCCACCCCCGGCGTGCCGGGGGTGGCTTCTTTCATATGCCCGGTTTGTCGTGACCGTTCTCACCCCTGCCGGGTCGCCCTCAGGCCCGGCCTCCCATGACGGGTTATCCTGCCTGCCGTGGAGATTCTCTTTACGACGCTGCTGGTGCTCGCCATCGTCGCCACCACCTGGTTCGGCGGCTATGTGATCTACCGGCTCTACTCCGACCAGCGCTGAGTTCCATGTCGGCAAGCGGCGACGAAGCCATCAGGATCGCTGAGGAACGCGCGGAAACCACGGCGAAGCGCAACATTCCCCAGCTCGACGACCTGCCCATTCCCGGAGACACGGCAAACCTGCGTGAGGGGCCCAACCTCAACGACGCCTGTCTCGCGCTGCTGCCGCTCGTCGGCGTGTGGCGCGGTGAGGGCGAGGTCAATTACCCGACCATCGACGGCCCCTACCGCTTCGCCCAGCAGCTCACGATCTCCCACGACGGCCGTCCGTTCCTCTTCCACGAAGCCCGTTCCTGGCTTCTCGACGAAGAGGGCAACGTGATCAGGCCCGCTGCCCGCGAAACCGGCTGGTGGCGGCCACAGGCCGACGACACGATCGAACTGCTGCTCGCCCATTCGAGCGGCATCCTCGAACTGTTCTACGGCAAGCCGAAGACGCAGTCCTCGTGGCAGCTCTCCACCGACGCGGTCGTTCGGACCTCGACGGCAAAAGAGGTGACCGCCGCTCAGCGCCTTTACGGCATCGTCGCGAACGGCGACCTCGGCTTCGTCGAGGAACGCGCCATGGTCGGCCAGCCCATGACCCCCCACACCTCCGCGCTCCTGCACCGAGTCATCGGCTAGGAATCAGTCGCGGCGGCGGCTTACGTCACTCGTACTGCGACTCGTAGATCCGCGCGAGTTCGGTGTGAATCTCAGTGGCATCGGGCAGCACGATGCCGTCCAGCGTGTGCACCCTCGTCACCTTGCGGACCGACGACGCGAGGAACAACCC comes from the Prauserella marina genome and includes:
- a CDS encoding DUF1416 domain-containing protein, with amino-acid sequence MSDGCGAPAQTATASDEDTGGQVVVAGTVTGEAGPVGGAYVRLLNADGEFAGEVQASQEGDFRFYAAPGDWTVRALHRTGNGQAAVTAEGPGVHKVAVGIG
- a CDS encoding sulfurtransferase gives rise to the protein MSREDVLVTTQWAEENLDTPGVVFAEVDEDTTAYDGGHIRGAVKIDWKTDLQDPVRRDFVDKAGFEALLSEKGIGNDDLVVLYGGNNNWFAAYAYWYFKLYGHDKVKLLDGGRKKWELDGRELTSDEVKRERTSYSAKEQDLNLRAFRDEVVDAINTKNLVDVRSPDEFTGKLLAPAHLPQESAQRGGHIPSAVNVPWSKAANEDGTFKSAEELTELYREAGLDTEKSTIAYCRIGERSSHTWFALRELIGLSDVKNYDGSWTEYGSLVGVPIETGEK
- a CDS encoding DUF2993 domain-containing protein, encoding MIVIVVVLLGLLVGADFAAAAFAEHTVSQKAREQLSLSEDPAVTIHGFPFATQAISGDYGHITVSADGVPVEDILSDVSIRAELRNVTAPLSDLTSGNVDSINIGDLEGQITLKASDIAKVKPLDNIEDLRIDPSSESYVRNGEGTESDTAEGSSSEEEEDNKDSTAGVRISGKLQIAGEQVEIFAFAMIELQDTTIRITPHRLQFGNDKETTVVPAEVQERLLPNFEADINTGDLPFTVTPTAIRVDPGSLTISGEAKDVTFAGASSSQ
- a CDS encoding DUF4395 domain-containing protein; this encodes MSARAAVDPRGPRFAAIVTTIVLAVVLLTGWWPLLAAQTVVFAIGAFIGLKPAPYSVLYRLLVAPRLKPTSEREDAAPLRFAQTVGFVFALVGTIGYAAGVPALGIVATAFALFAAFLNAAFGFCLGCELYLLGKRLSNRTEPAR
- a CDS encoding FABP family protein; translation: MSASGDEAIRIAEERAETTAKRNIPQLDDLPIPGDTANLREGPNLNDACLALLPLVGVWRGEGEVNYPTIDGPYRFAQQLTISHDGRPFLFHEARSWLLDEEGNVIRPAARETGWWRPQADDTIELLLAHSSGILELFYGKPKTQSSWQLSTDAVVRTSTAKEVTAAQRLYGIVANGDLGFVEERAMVGQPMTPHTSALLHRVIG
- a CDS encoding thioredoxin family protein, with product MAGLWVLLGTLAAAVVAGIVLSARNGRIRKARTTPIPTAGAAESVGAEQQAATLPEPVSAVLAPGSAVTLVQISTTFCAPCRHARAVLSSLAERTDGLEHVDIDVTDQPSVAHRLGVLRTPTTLAFTSGGGELFRVSGVPKAADLLGALEPHLLPRIERGSHSEGA